From the Paenibacillus sp. FSL H8-0548 genome, one window contains:
- a CDS encoding ABC transporter permease: MAIEAVPKPSKMKWRSYRIEIDSSKRGSSWWIPFVSVLLALIVCGVFIAANGMNPLPVYKKMFMGAFGTAYGLTETLVKAIPLLLCGLGVAIAYRISVWNIGAEGQFAAGAMAATAVTIYFPNMPGLLIIPTMIIFSIAAGGLWGLLTAIPRTYFQVDELVTSLMLNYVALLALDYFVFGPWKDPQGMNFPGTPVFTAAQSLPVLGDSRLHLGLLFGIIAIVLYGFLIKYTRWGYELRLIGANPEAAKHAGIRISRHILLVMLISGGLAGLAGMAEVSGVTHRLMYGISPGYGYTAIIVAWLAKLHPAGLVVSAFLFGGLIVGGFSVQTIGLPSSISEMLQGAILFFLIAGGTISKFRLRRIR; the protein is encoded by the coding sequence GATTCCGTTTGTGTCGGTGCTGCTTGCCCTGATCGTATGCGGTGTTTTTATTGCAGCCAACGGTATGAATCCGCTCCCTGTGTATAAGAAAATGTTCATGGGTGCCTTTGGTACCGCCTACGGTTTAACAGAAACGCTCGTTAAAGCTATTCCGCTGCTGTTATGCGGCCTTGGCGTAGCGATTGCTTATCGGATATCGGTGTGGAATATCGGAGCGGAAGGACAATTTGCGGCAGGAGCGATGGCCGCAACGGCTGTCACGATTTATTTTCCGAATATGCCAGGCCTGCTCATTATCCCAACGATGATTATATTCAGCATTGCTGCTGGCGGGCTTTGGGGCTTGTTGACGGCGATTCCACGCACCTACTTCCAAGTGGATGAGCTGGTTACGTCTCTGATGCTTAATTATGTCGCACTGCTTGCGTTGGATTATTTTGTGTTTGGGCCTTGGAAGGATCCGCAGGGGATGAACTTTCCAGGTACTCCGGTGTTTACTGCTGCGCAGTCTCTACCCGTTCTCGGAGATTCAAGGCTACATCTCGGCCTATTGTTTGGCATTATTGCTATTGTTCTTTATGGCTTCCTTATTAAATATACACGCTGGGGCTACGAGCTGCGGCTGATTGGAGCAAATCCCGAAGCGGCTAAACATGCAGGCATTCGAATTAGCAGACATATTTTGTTAGTCATGCTCATCAGCGGGGGGTTAGCCGGTCTTGCGGGAATGGCTGAGGTATCCGGTGTAACGCATCGCCTTATGTACGGTATATCCCCAGGCTATGGGTATACGGCAATTATTGTCGCATGGCTTGCCAAATTACATCCAGCGGGCCTTGTCGTTTCCGCTTTTCTATTTGGCGGGCTTATTGTAGGAGGATTCAGCGTACAAACGATCGGACTGCCTTCCTCAATCTCCGAGATGCTGCAAGGTGCTATCTTATTTTTTCTTATTGCAGGCGGCACAATTAGTAAGTTTCGTCTCCGCAGAATCCGTTGA
- a CDS encoding ABC transporter permease, which translates to MEIVYQMLLAAISSGTPLLFATLGGILIERSGIIQLGAEGLMLMGAVTACMTYLQTGSLGITLLAVCGISLLLGGVHAFLSVSLRANQIVCGLAMTLFGAGFSAYLGKPFSGIPVPRAVPKLDMPWLESVPFIGRIFAHLDLFTWFSFVLVIALHLFIHRTSWGLHLRAMGDNPATADVMGINVQVFRYGYIMVGSILIGLAGADLLLVYSPTWTEGMTTGRGWIAVALVIFARWNPIRALFCAYFFGALDMLGFRIQLIGSEIPSYFLKMIPYVVTILVLMFLGWRNRNKPSGSPESLGIPYIREQRF; encoded by the coding sequence ATGGAAATCGTGTATCAAATGCTGCTCGCTGCTATATCCTCCGGTACTCCGCTGCTGTTCGCAACACTTGGCGGCATATTGATCGAGCGTTCAGGCATTATCCAGCTTGGCGCAGAAGGTCTGATGCTGATGGGTGCCGTAACGGCATGTATGACGTATCTGCAAACCGGAAGCCTCGGAATTACGCTGTTGGCTGTTTGCGGAATAAGCCTGTTGTTAGGCGGCGTTCATGCGTTTCTAAGCGTATCACTGCGAGCGAATCAAATTGTATGCGGGCTTGCCATGACTTTATTCGGTGCTGGATTTAGCGCCTATCTAGGCAAACCGTTCAGTGGAATCCCAGTGCCAAGAGCGGTACCGAAGCTGGATATGCCCTGGCTCGAGAGCGTCCCGTTTATCGGACGAATCTTTGCTCATCTTGATTTATTTACATGGTTCAGCTTCGTTCTTGTCATTGCCCTTCATTTGTTTATTCACCGCACCTCTTGGGGACTGCATCTGCGAGCGATGGGCGACAATCCTGCCACAGCAGATGTTATGGGCATTAATGTGCAGGTGTTTCGTTATGGCTATATTATGGTTGGCTCAATCCTCATCGGTCTGGCTGGTGCGGATTTACTGCTCGTATACTCGCCAACCTGGACGGAAGGTATGACAACAGGCCGCGGCTGGATCGCGGTTGCTTTAGTTATTTTCGCAAGATGGAATCCGATTCGTGCACTTTTTTGCGCTTATTTCTTCGGAGCGCTCGATATGCTCGGCTTCCGCATTCAACTAATAGGGAGCGAGATCCCATCCTATTTCTTAAAAATGATTCCTTATGTAGTGACCATTTTAGTGCTCATGTTTCTCGGGTGGCGAAATCGCAACAAGCCATCTGGCTCGCCGGAATCCCTCGGCATACCTTACATTCGCGAGCAGCGATTTTAA
- a CDS encoding FAD binding domain-containing protein: MGMNVQETLASPLVWHPQTPQEAWQLKQTYGTESIYISGGTLLRTFWESGMAAMPQHFIDLSTIRGLRELRIGEAGFLIGSQATLQSCRTNMLLQRHFPMITEAIRTIAAPSIRQLATIGGNVACYIGDSIVALLGYDAEVIWFDGIAEQRSLLMNWLQTGQGAKHDDKRLLLQMVLPFEEMEQETISSDEADKLSSQMKRFGAYHKVGRREGFTPSVATICINGRLTGSGVIQHIRIAVGGGQTVPSRLDKLEKEITGAIVDNQLLQHAYERVLQLYEPREDLFASAEYRKSTAANLIAAELWKAVRDDT; the protein is encoded by the coding sequence ATGGGTATGAACGTGCAAGAGACTTTGGCGTCTCCTCTAGTATGGCATCCGCAAACGCCTCAAGAGGCGTGGCAGTTGAAGCAAACCTATGGAACAGAGAGCATTTACATTTCAGGAGGAACGCTGCTTCGGACATTTTGGGAATCAGGCATGGCAGCTATGCCGCAGCATTTCATCGATTTGAGTACTATTCGAGGACTTCGTGAGCTGAGAATTGGAGAAGCGGGCTTCCTAATCGGAAGCCAAGCAACGCTGCAGTCCTGCCGAACGAATATGCTTCTCCAGCGTCATTTTCCGATGATTACGGAGGCTATACGCACGATTGCAGCACCTTCTATTCGTCAATTAGCGACGATCGGGGGCAATGTAGCCTGCTATATAGGTGATTCGATTGTTGCACTGCTTGGATATGATGCCGAAGTGATCTGGTTTGACGGAATAGCTGAGCAGCGCAGCTTATTAATGAATTGGCTGCAAACAGGTCAGGGTGCTAAGCATGATGATAAGCGATTGCTGCTCCAAATGGTGCTTCCCTTTGAAGAAATGGAGCAGGAGACGATAAGCAGCGATGAAGCTGATAAATTAAGTTCGCAAATGAAGCGTTTTGGCGCTTACCATAAAGTTGGACGGCGTGAGGGTTTTACGCCTTCAGTCGCCACCATCTGCATCAATGGAAGATTAACAGGCAGCGGGGTGATTCAGCATATCCGTATAGCGGTTGGTGGAGGACAGACGGTTCCGAGTAGACTGGATAAATTAGAGAAGGAAATTACAGGAGCAATCGTAGACAACCAGCTGCTTCAGCATGCATACGAGCGAGTTTTGCAGCTCTATGAGCCAAGGGAGGATCTATTCGCTTCTGCCGAATATCGGAAGTCTACAGCGGCTAATCTAATCGCCGCGGAGTTGTGGAAGGCAGTGAGGGATGATACGTAA
- the pucD gene encoding xanthine dehydrogenase subunit D, protein MLLNRASSGERWRIRPDGPDKVTGGLAYLTDMSVDHMLYGLVLRSEHPHARIKSIHTDRAKQLKGVHAVLTYLDVPGLNAFGIAHPDQPVLCEERVRYVGDALAAIAADSLAVAQLAAGLIEIEYEVLEVVDDPERALLPDSQQLHPKGNALHRTAFCRGDVEAGFKQCIHIIEDIYYTPRQMHTYMETEGGLFVPGEDGRLTVYSPTQHGFMDRMQLARILAVPQAGIRIVSSPIGGSFGGKDELNVQPYGALLAIHTGKPIKMHNSRWESVRAGLKRHPMKIAMKTGTDAAGRLLAHQVSILSDTGPYSTLGAEVLNFATEHVIGPYRYLHLDVNGVSVFTNNGMSGEFRGFGGNQAVFALEGQMDRLAEKLGMDPWTFRKLNMRAVDDLGPFDQPIVMTHGADHVWAAVAGCPLWQERNRLETTMDEKAEPWIKTGIGAAFTMHGAGLGVGIPDPAGGRLKLAEDGKIEAVFGYEEFGQGLLAALEQMLIEQFDFASEDIRMIIGDTDIVPDSGSTTASRATAMMWKSLQRLKKPFSDQLLQRAAASVDRPVEQLRLGKGGIKGADGDELLLTYKELAAAAGTPIICETSFSFPTSSTSRVGAHFMYTYSAVVVKVEVNTLTGRAKVLQQYHAVAAGPVVNPQGYLGQIEGGSSMALGFALLEESVMDKGHYIARNLDTYLVPTIEDQRGLIEVEAIEHLPEEDDYGPRGVGEVGSVTVAPAIAAAIRQACGKWVTKLPVEPSLLQEMPFFLRKG, encoded by the coding sequence ATGCTCTTAAACCGCGCAAGCAGTGGAGAACGTTGGCGAATTCGTCCTGACGGGCCGGATAAGGTGACGGGAGGCTTGGCTTATTTAACGGATATGTCGGTGGATCACATGCTTTATGGACTCGTGCTTCGCAGCGAGCATCCGCATGCCCGCATCAAATCAATTCATACGGATAGGGCGAAGCAGCTGAAAGGCGTTCATGCCGTTCTTACTTATCTGGATGTTCCGGGATTAAACGCCTTTGGCATCGCCCATCCAGATCAGCCTGTATTATGCGAAGAGCGTGTTCGATATGTAGGTGATGCACTGGCGGCCATTGCTGCTGATTCGTTAGCTGTAGCCCAGCTTGCTGCTGGGCTCATCGAGATTGAATATGAGGTGCTGGAGGTCGTCGATGATCCTGAGCGTGCGCTATTGCCTGACTCTCAGCAGCTGCATCCCAAAGGGAATGCGCTTCATCGAACGGCCTTTTGCAGAGGTGACGTCGAGGCAGGATTTAAGCAGTGCATTCATATTATTGAAGATATTTATTATACACCGCGTCAAATGCACACGTATATGGAGACAGAAGGCGGCTTGTTCGTACCAGGGGAAGATGGTCGATTAACTGTTTATTCACCAACCCAGCATGGCTTCATGGATCGTATGCAGCTAGCACGTATTTTGGCGGTGCCTCAAGCAGGTATTCGCATCGTTTCAAGTCCAATTGGCGGTTCATTCGGCGGAAAGGATGAATTAAACGTTCAGCCTTATGGAGCCCTTCTTGCTATTCACACAGGAAAGCCGATCAAAATGCATAACTCAAGATGGGAGTCCGTTCGGGCAGGGCTAAAGCGCCATCCGATGAAAATAGCGATGAAAACTGGCACAGATGCAGCTGGGAGACTGCTGGCTCATCAAGTGAGTATCCTTTCGGATACAGGACCCTATTCTACTTTAGGAGCAGAGGTTTTGAATTTTGCAACCGAGCATGTCATTGGTCCTTACAGATACCTTCATTTGGATGTAAATGGAGTTTCCGTGTTCACGAATAACGGCATGTCCGGAGAGTTTCGAGGCTTTGGCGGCAATCAAGCGGTCTTTGCACTAGAAGGACAAATGGATCGACTAGCGGAGAAGCTGGGAATGGACCCTTGGACCTTTCGGAAGCTGAATATGCGTGCAGTAGATGACTTAGGACCATTTGATCAACCGATTGTTATGACACATGGCGCTGATCACGTATGGGCAGCTGTTGCCGGCTGTCCACTATGGCAAGAGCGTAACCGCTTAGAAACAACGATGGATGAGAAAGCAGAGCCTTGGATAAAAACCGGAATCGGCGCCGCCTTTACGATGCATGGCGCAGGCCTAGGGGTTGGCATTCCTGATCCGGCAGGCGGACGCCTGAAGCTGGCGGAAGATGGGAAAATCGAAGCCGTATTTGGGTACGAGGAGTTTGGGCAGGGCCTGCTTGCTGCGCTTGAACAAATGCTGATCGAGCAATTTGATTTCGCCAGCGAGGACATCCGAATGATCATTGGCGATACCGATATTGTCCCTGACAGCGGATCAACGACGGCTTCGCGTGCAACCGCCATGATGTGGAAATCGTTGCAACGGCTAAAAAAGCCATTTTCTGATCAGCTGCTTCAGCGAGCGGCAGCTTCGGTCGACCGACCCGTTGAACAGCTCCGACTTGGCAAGGGAGGAATAAAAGGAGCGGATGGTGATGAATTGCTGCTCACGTATAAAGAGCTGGCGGCAGCAGCTGGTACGCCAATCATCTGCGAAACATCATTTTCATTTCCGACCTCGTCTACGAGCAGAGTAGGTGCCCACTTTATGTATACCTACTCCGCTGTTGTTGTGAAGGTGGAAGTAAATACGCTAACCGGCCGAGCAAAGGTGCTGCAGCAATATCATGCAGTAGCGGCGGGACCCGTCGTTAATCCTCAGGGTTATCTAGGTCAAATTGAAGGCGGCAGCAGCATGGCGCTGGGCTTTGCGCTTTTGGAAGAATCTGTGATGGATAAAGGACATTACATTGCCCGGAATTTAGATACGTATCTTGTACCGACGATAGAGGATCAGCGAGGCTTAATTGAGGTCGAGGCGATAGAGCATTTGCCAGAGGAAGATGACTATGGTCCACGGGGCGTTGGAGAGGTAGGATCTGTAACCGTGGCGCCCGCTATTGCAGCAGCAATACGGCAGGCGTGCGGGAAATGGGTAACCAAATTACCGGTTGAACCAAGCTTGCTGCAGGAAATGCCATTTTTTCTAAGGAAGGGGTGA
- a CDS encoding (2Fe-2S)-binding protein produces the protein MSNKAVEEGVPYSLHCFINEGEESIKTAPSTRLLTILRDELKLTGTKRSCDIGRCGACMVLIDGKAVNSCLAMAYQCSGKHITSIEGVALQGIDYIQQAFLEEGGFQCGYCTPGMIVSVKALLDDNSEPTDDEIAEALSGNICRCTGYGGIWRAVKQAVERKRQLLAMEQKEELI, from the coding sequence ATGAGTAATAAAGCTGTAGAGGAAGGAGTTCCCTATTCGCTGCATTGCTTCATTAATGAAGGAGAGGAAAGCATTAAGACGGCTCCTTCCACCCGTTTGCTCACTATTTTAAGAGATGAGCTAAAGCTTACCGGTACAAAACGATCTTGTGATATCGGGCGCTGCGGCGCTTGTATGGTGCTGATAGATGGAAAGGCTGTAAACTCCTGTCTCGCGATGGCTTATCAATGCTCAGGAAAGCATATTACGTCGATCGAAGGGGTAGCGCTGCAGGGGATTGATTATATTCAGCAAGCGTTTCTGGAGGAGGGCGGCTTTCAATGCGGTTATTGCACACCCGGAATGATCGTATCTGTCAAAGCGCTGCTTGATGATAATTCAGAGCCAACCGATGATGAAATTGCTGAAGCTCTATCAGGCAATATTTGCAGATGCACCGGATATGGCGGTATTTGGCGGGCGGTAAAGCAGGCGGTAGAAAGGAAGCGCCAGCTGCTTGCGATGGAGCAGAAGGAGGAATTGATATGA
- the uraD gene encoding 2-oxo-4-hydroxy-4-carboxy-5-ureidoimidazoline decarboxylase — MKKTLEQINGCSREQFVDFLGAIFEHSPWVAAAAFSSLPFPSVDVLHKTMINIVRESRVEAIVDLFRAHPDLGTRLAVAEFSSQEQQSAGLDQLSAEEYEKFHALNQTYVRTFGFPFILAVRGRTKEDIVAAMNTRLWHTASEEAEQALLEIEKISGFRLRELLIE, encoded by the coding sequence ATGAAGAAAACACTGGAGCAAATAAATGGATGCAGCCGTGAGCAATTCGTTGATTTTTTGGGTGCGATCTTTGAGCATTCCCCCTGGGTAGCCGCCGCAGCCTTTAGCTCGCTCCCCTTTCCATCCGTTGATGTACTGCATAAGACGATGATCAATATTGTGAGGGAATCAAGAGTGGAAGCGATTGTTGATTTATTTCGTGCGCATCCCGACCTTGGAACACGGCTTGCTGTCGCTGAATTTTCGTCACAGGAGCAGCAAAGTGCGGGCCTTGATCAGCTGTCAGCTGAGGAATATGAGAAATTTCATGCTTTAAATCAAACGTATGTGAGAACCTTTGGTTTTCCCTTTATTCTCGCGGTAAGAGGTAGAACAAAGGAGGATATTGTTGCAGCCATGAACACTAGGCTGTGGCATACAGCAAGTGAGGAAGCAGAGCAGGCTTTGCTTGAAATTGAAAAAATATCTGGTTTTCGTCTAAGGGAACTTCTAATCGAGTAG
- the pucL gene encoding factor-independent urate hydroxylase, whose protein sequence is MLKLRNGRTLYYGKGDVLSYRTYAAPLLVNEIPESRFLGDSNVIFAHNITFSVSSEVLLTSFTEGDNTMVVATDSMKNFILRQTANYNGSTTEGLLAFISEQFLTRYPHIDAIEISASRLPFHSVPISEDGIWNDSQLVFRRSHNEHASASLKWIRGAEGEAVLAQHESSLSNIQLIKVSGSSFYGFVRDEYTTLPESYDRPLFIFLTIYWTYEKAEDAFDSGRGRYVPSEQVHDLAHTLFHSSQSPSIQYLIYRIGKNILTSFPQLAEVRFESNNRTWETVVEPASSAAAGVYTEPRPPYGFQGFTLTRADLDEGEEL, encoded by the coding sequence ATGCTTAAATTACGTAATGGACGAACGCTTTATTATGGAAAAGGGGATGTGCTCAGCTATCGGACTTACGCTGCTCCGCTGCTCGTCAATGAAATACCGGAATCTCGTTTTCTAGGAGACAGCAACGTTATTTTTGCTCATAACATCACCTTCTCGGTCAGCAGCGAGGTGCTGCTTACCTCCTTCACTGAAGGGGATAATACGATGGTTGTCGCTACGGATTCTATGAAAAATTTTATTTTGCGCCAAACGGCAAATTATAATGGCAGTACGACCGAGGGGCTGCTTGCGTTCATAAGCGAGCAGTTTCTCACGAGGTATCCGCATATCGATGCTATCGAAATCAGTGCAAGTCGACTTCCGTTTCATTCGGTTCCTATTTCGGAGGATGGTATTTGGAACGATAGCCAGCTCGTGTTTCGTCGATCCCATAATGAGCATGCCAGTGCATCGCTGAAGTGGATTCGAGGTGCAGAGGGCGAAGCTGTCCTTGCTCAGCACGAAAGCTCCCTGTCGAATATTCAACTCATTAAGGTAAGCGGCAGCTCGTTCTATGGGTTCGTACGGGACGAATATACGACGCTGCCGGAGAGCTATGACCGCCCTTTATTTATATTTTTAACTATTTATTGGACATATGAAAAGGCTGAGGATGCTTTCGACAGCGGACGCGGGCGATATGTTCCCTCTGAGCAGGTGCATGATCTCGCACATACCTTATTCCACTCCTCCCAGTCACCTTCCATTCAATATTTAATTTATCGGATTGGAAAAAACATTTTAACGAGCTTTCCGCAGCTTGCAGAAGTTCGCTTTGAGTCCAATAACCGTACTTGGGAAACTGTTGTAGAGCCAGCGAGTTCCGCAGCAGCCGGTGTTTATACGGAGCCGCGTCCCCCTTATGGATTTCAAGGATTTACGTTGACAAGGGCTGACTTGGATGAAGGGGAAGAGTTATAA
- the uraH gene encoding hydroxyisourate hydrolase: MSGRITTHVLDLAGGRPVVGITIELWYLGEEAGTPDSEPLTRLIGAYQTNSDGRVEQPMLEGEDVQLGVYELIFAAGDFFRRANHLAALPVSMFDLIPIRFYIRDASKHYHVPLLVAPGGYSTYRGS; encoded by the coding sequence ATGAGTGGGCGAATTACGACACATGTGCTTGATCTTGCAGGAGGAAGACCGGTCGTTGGGATAACAATCGAGCTGTGGTATTTAGGGGAGGAAGCGGGAACTCCGGATTCAGAGCCGTTGACGAGACTAATTGGTGCCTACCAAACGAATAGTGATGGCCGTGTCGAACAGCCTATGCTCGAAGGTGAGGATGTTCAGCTAGGCGTGTATGAGCTTATATTTGCTGCAGGTGATTTTTTTCGGAGGGCGAATCATTTGGCTGCTCTGCCTGTGAGCATGTTTGATTTGATTCCGATACGGTTCTATATCCGAGATGCCAGTAAACATTATCATGTACCATTATTAGTTGCGCCTGGCGGTTACAGCACGTATCGCGGAAGCTAG
- the add gene encoding adenosine deaminase has translation MTLVKEQSAAVIALLSQLPKVDLHVHLDGSVKPDTLVELAREQGNPLQMESNTELLSHMQVEEHCESLKEYLEKFSFVLPYLQTGAAIERVAYELVEQAANENVRYIEVRFAPQLHRIQGLTNNEVIAHVLAGLQRGEQTFGTIARAIIICLRSHSYEINTEVIKEAARFLEKGVVAVDLAGDEASFPAKLFRQLFEEAKQLGLPITIHAGEAAGAASVKVAITELGAVRIGHGVRMLEDSEVVGLVKEQQIPLEMCPLSNIQTKAVSSWANYPIRGYMEQGIVVTVNTDNRTVSHTTIQKEYELLIAHCGLTLDDIGTVIMNGIKAAFLEDNVKQLLIEQFEQELAASGVLV, from the coding sequence ATGACGTTAGTGAAGGAACAATCGGCAGCAGTAATAGCGTTGTTGTCGCAGCTGCCTAAGGTAGATTTGCATGTGCATTTAGATGGAAGTGTTAAGCCGGATACGCTTGTGGAGCTCGCTAGAGAACAAGGAAATCCGTTGCAAATGGAATCGAACACAGAGCTGTTGTCCCATATGCAGGTAGAGGAGCATTGTGAGAGCTTGAAGGAGTATTTAGAGAAGTTCAGCTTTGTATTGCCATATTTGCAGACTGGTGCAGCGATCGAGCGAGTTGCCTATGAGCTCGTCGAACAAGCGGCCAACGAAAATGTCCGCTATATCGAGGTTCGTTTCGCGCCACAGCTGCATCGTATTCAGGGCTTAACGAATAATGAGGTGATCGCACATGTTCTAGCTGGCTTACAGCGCGGGGAACAAACCTTTGGAACGATAGCTAGGGCGATCATTATTTGTTTGCGAAGTCATTCATATGAGATAAATACGGAGGTGATTAAGGAGGCAGCACGCTTTTTAGAAAAAGGAGTCGTTGCTGTCGATTTAGCCGGTGATGAAGCTTCCTTTCCTGCTAAGCTGTTCCGCCAGCTGTTCGAAGAAGCGAAGCAGTTGGGATTACCGATTACGATTCACGCAGGTGAAGCCGCTGGCGCCGCAAGTGTTAAAGTAGCCATAACGGAGCTTGGTGCCGTGCGAATTGGCCATGGCGTACGAATGCTGGAGGACTCCGAGGTCGTTGGGTTAGTCAAAGAACAGCAAATACCGCTTGAAATGTGTCCACTAAGCAATATACAGACCAAAGCGGTATCAAGCTGGGCAAATTATCCGATTCGCGGCTATATGGAGCAAGGCATCGTAGTCACTGTAAATACAGATAATCGAACGGTTTCGCACACAACAATCCAGAAGGAGTATGAGCTGCTCATAGCGCATTGCGGCCTCACGCTGGACGACATTGGTACAGTCATTATGAATGGTATTAAGGCAGCTTTTCTCGAGGATAATGTGAAACAGCTGTTGATCGAGCAGTTTGAGCAGGAGCTTGCTGCTAGCGGCGTTCTTGTATAG
- a CDS encoding ADP-ribosylglycohydrolase family protein, which translates to MTKIRDGIIGFCVGDALGVPVEFQTRQALSAKPLTDMIGYGSHSQPAGTWSDDSSLVFCLMESLIEFPNLDLHDLADKFSSWLYKSYWTPHGVTFDVGIATAKAIDRYKELCIRPDLAGGTDVYSNGNGSLMRILPLAYLLKGEMIEDRVKIISQVSSVTHGHPRSIIACVIYIEVAIHLINGLSLQEAIERMRETVKDVYKDTNHTEMMKFDRVLNGDISKLTVDEIESSGYVVHTLEASLWCLLTTDSYSDAVLRAINLGEDTDTTGAVAGGLAGLYYGIEAIPEKWINPLARLDDINDICNRFEAASNA; encoded by the coding sequence ATGACTAAAATACGTGACGGAATTATCGGCTTTTGTGTTGGCGATGCACTAGGCGTTCCAGTAGAATTTCAAACTCGTCAAGCTTTATCGGCTAAGCCGCTAACTGATATGATTGGTTACGGCAGCCATTCGCAGCCGGCGGGAACTTGGTCAGATGACAGCTCTTTAGTATTTTGTTTGATGGAAAGTCTAATTGAATTCCCGAACTTAGATCTACATGATTTGGCTGATAAGTTTTCAAGCTGGTTGTACAAAAGCTACTGGACGCCGCATGGCGTCACATTCGATGTTGGCATCGCTACGGCAAAAGCGATTGATCGATATAAGGAGCTTTGTATTCGACCTGATTTAGCTGGCGGGACCGATGTTTATAGTAATGGAAACGGTTCTTTGATGCGTATTTTACCGCTAGCCTATCTGCTTAAGGGGGAAATGATTGAGGATCGGGTGAAGATTATTTCACAGGTTTCTTCTGTAACACACGGCCATCCAAGATCGATCATCGCCTGTGTCATTTATATAGAGGTAGCTATCCATCTAATTAATGGTCTGTCCTTGCAAGAGGCGATCGAGCGAATGAGAGAGACTGTAAAAGATGTTTATAAGGATACTAATCATACCGAGATGATGAAGTTTGACCGCGTGCTAAATGGAGATATCAGCAAGCTGACCGTTGATGAAATTGAGTCCTCGGGCTATGTGGTGCATACGCTGGAAGCGAGTTTGTGGTGCTTGCTGACAACGGACAGCTATAGCGATGCGGTGCTGCGTGCCATCAATTTAGGTGAGGATACAGATACAACGGGTGCGGTTGCAGGCGGCCTTGCAGGTCTTTATTATGGCATAGAAGCCATCCCTGAGAAATGGATTAATCCATTAGCAAGATTAGATGATATTAATGATATTTGCAATCGATTTGAGGCAGCGAGCAACGCATAA
- a CDS encoding class I SAM-dependent methyltransferase: MNTRLSLIREEEKKYHEACYDQYKLFEEGSWLHKPVKTVMEYFSVIEKNQNPTILDLGCGVGRNSIPMAQSLIGSQGQVICVDLLESALYKLMSYAEQNGVDGYLKPVASDIGNYDILLGGFDYIVAVSSLEHVESEEVLKEVLLSMISGTKINGINCIIINTSIQEMDKHTHEILEPYMEINVSTKQMEMLLQEVYKDWNILNTHVKQLEFTIVRNDREILLTSNCITYVAQKSKGHSGGVMDDSNE; this comes from the coding sequence ATGAATACGAGATTATCACTCATTCGTGAAGAAGAGAAAAAGTATCATGAGGCTTGCTATGACCAATATAAATTGTTTGAAGAAGGCTCTTGGCTGCATAAACCAGTGAAAACGGTCATGGAATATTTCTCCGTAATTGAAAAAAATCAAAATCCCACTATTCTTGATCTTGGCTGCGGAGTAGGCAGGAACAGCATCCCAATGGCTCAATCTCTGATTGGCAGTCAGGGGCAGGTCATATGCGTTGATTTGTTGGAGTCAGCATTATATAAATTAATGAGCTATGCCGAGCAAAATGGCGTAGACGGGTATTTGAAGCCAGTTGCAAGCGATATAGGGAATTATGACATTCTTTTAGGTGGCTTTGATTATATCGTAGCAGTATCTTCACTTGAGCATGTGGAATCAGAAGAAGTGCTGAAGGAAGTTTTGCTAAGTATGATTTCAGGCACTAAGATTAACGGCATTAATTGCATCATTATTAACACTAGCATTCAAGAAATGGATAAACACACGCATGAGATCCTCGAGCCCTATATGGAGATCAACGTGAGCACTAAACAGATGGAGATGCTGCTGCAAGAAGTGTATAAAGACTGGAATATTCTTAACACTCATGTGAAGCAGCTTGAGTTTACGATCGTTAGAAATGATCGGGAAATTTTACTCACAAGTAATTGCATAACTTATGTTGCCCAAAAGAGTAAAGGTCACAGTGGAGGGGTTATGGATGATTCAAACGAGTGA